The Marinilongibacter aquaticus genome has a window encoding:
- a CDS encoding DUF2254 domain-containing protein, producing the protein MNKLKYVWEKVNASFWFIPLLFIFAGIFAAALGLYLDREINLSLSEEYNFLFSFNADSARSILSTISGAMIGVAGTVFSITLVALTLASSSFGSRLLRNFMYDKLNQVVLGTYLATFLYCLLILNAVHDGEDFHFIPEISVFVAILFAVFNIILLIVFIHHIAVSIQSDQIISNITKLLNTQIEKHLNREDELKMDAHFDLEKVKYNFCNGIPSEQPGYIQSINYKALRELAAESDILIRLDLRAGHFVTEGGLLCKIWSKNQLNPDLVLDINKTCIVGNQRSAIQDIEFMVHQLVEIACRALSPGINDPYTAIACIDNLTASLGKLSRMHFHSGHYFDEKQTLRLSSKELHFEGILDTAFHQIRQNGKQNPPILIRQMESLLTIVEMNENPDYRLALEKHAEVLHNTAKRNFEEPVDLADFKKIYNQFPKSKPSTK; encoded by the coding sequence TTGAACAAACTGAAATACGTCTGGGAAAAAGTAAATGCCAGTTTTTGGTTCATTCCTTTGCTTTTCATTTTTGCCGGAATTTTCGCTGCCGCATTGGGCCTATACCTCGATCGCGAAATCAATCTGTCGCTCTCCGAGGAATACAATTTTTTGTTCTCTTTCAATGCCGATTCGGCACGCAGCATTCTATCGACGATCTCTGGAGCCATGATCGGTGTGGCGGGCACCGTCTTTTCCATTACACTGGTGGCCCTCACTTTGGCCTCTTCCAGTTTCGGCTCGCGGTTGTTGCGAAATTTCATGTACGACAAACTCAACCAAGTGGTCCTGGGGACCTATTTGGCCACGTTTTTATACTGTTTGCTTATTCTCAACGCCGTGCACGATGGCGAGGACTTTCATTTCATTCCCGAGATTTCAGTTTTTGTGGCCATTCTTTTTGCGGTCTTCAATATCATTTTGCTCATCGTTTTTATTCATCATATTGCCGTGAGCATACAATCGGACCAAATTATTTCGAACATCACAAAATTGCTCAATACCCAAATCGAAAAGCATTTGAACCGTGAAGACGAGCTAAAAATGGATGCCCATTTCGATCTGGAAAAAGTGAAATACAATTTTTGCAACGGTATCCCATCTGAACAACCCGGCTATATTCAATCGATAAACTACAAAGCCCTTCGGGAGTTGGCCGCTGAAAGCGACATCTTGATACGCCTCGATTTACGAGCAGGACATTTCGTGACCGAGGGCGGACTGCTTTGCAAAATCTGGAGCAAAAATCAATTAAATCCAGATTTGGTGCTGGATATAAACAAAACCTGCATAGTGGGCAACCAAAGATCGGCCATTCAGGATATCGAATTTATGGTGCACCAACTGGTTGAAATTGCCTGTCGTGCCCTTTCTCCCGGAATCAACGACCCGTACACCGCCATTGCCTGCATCGATAACCTGACCGCCTCTTTGGGCAAATTAAGCCGCATGCATTTTCATTCGGGACATTATTTCGACGAAAAGCAAACCTTACGCTTGAGCAGCAAAGAGCTGCATTTCGAGGGTATATTGGACACCGCCTTTCACCAAATCCGGCAGAATGGGAAGCAGAATCCACCGATTTTAATTCGCCAAATGGAATCTTTGCTCACCATTGTCGAAATGAACGAAAATCCAGATTACCGATTGGCTTTGGAAAAACATGCAGAAGTTTTACACAATACGGCCAAGAGGAATTTCGAAGAGCCCGTCGATTTAGCCGACTTCAAGAAAATTTACAATCAATTCCCAAAAAGCAAACCTTCGACAAAATAA
- a CDS encoding methyltransferase family protein — protein sequence MELYGKYSRSLAQKAVIHILEIVFLILSYWILFQEGGDWFAKILSIENASDVLLRRQLIFVFNLIVFVRLGYMMFFLLKRKIPWEESISVPLAFALYYIGFSLFVLPVSQKIDTLDFFAIFLFLCGSILNSGGEILRNQWKKRPENKGKIYTEGFFKYARHINYFGDLLWVIAYALITRNPWSVTIPLFLFCFFAFFNAPQLDAYLKEKYGAAYEDYAKKTKMLIPFIY from the coding sequence ATGGAACTCTACGGAAAATACAGCAGAAGCTTAGCTCAAAAGGCGGTCATTCATATTTTGGAGATTGTGTTTTTGATTTTGTCCTATTGGATTCTTTTTCAAGAAGGGGGCGATTGGTTTGCGAAAATACTGTCCATTGAAAATGCCTCGGATGTGTTGCTCAGGAGGCAACTTATCTTCGTTTTCAACCTGATCGTGTTTGTCCGGTTGGGTTATATGATGTTCTTTTTGCTGAAACGGAAAATCCCGTGGGAAGAAAGTATCAGTGTTCCGCTGGCCTTTGCCCTGTACTATATAGGTTTTTCTCTTTTTGTTTTGCCGGTATCTCAGAAGATCGATACACTGGATTTCTTTGCCATTTTTCTTTTTCTCTGTGGTTCTATCCTCAATTCGGGTGGCGAAATCTTAAGAAATCAATGGAAGAAACGTCCTGAAAACAAGGGCAAAATTTACACCGAAGGCTTTTTCAAATATGCACGGCACATTAATTATTTTGGCGATTTACTTTGGGTAATTGCCTATGCCCTCATCACGCGAAATCCTTGGTCGGTGACCATTCCACTCTTTCTTTTCTGCTTTTTTGCCTTTTTCAATGCTCCGCAATTGGACGCCTATTTGAAAGAAAAATACGGAGCAGCATACGAAGACTATGCCAAAAAGACGAAAATGCTGATTCCCTTCATTTATTGA
- a CDS encoding sulfatase, whose translation MRCRIFSIALILSSLFAFAQHDKPNIVLINVDDLGWRDLGFMGSKYYETPNIDRLAKEGMRFMNGYAGASNCAPSRACLLTGQWSPRHGIYTVGSSERGASKDRKLIPTQNTIYLEKRFRTFPEMLHNSGYQTIIAGKWHVSENPTDFGFDINIGGSRAGHPKSYFPPYGNVALEPNSPDQNLTDLIMDKTLEVIGKVESPFFLYYASYAVHSPIQPEKDLLDKYQKKEGWNGQENAQYATMVENIDQNIGRLIDGLKSKGLYENTLIVFTSDNGGVFGITNMKPLRAGKGSYYEGGIREPFVFVWPKHIEPNTVNQSLMTNLDLFPTFLAAVGIDQNGLVLDGENLLPVLLGKELRTDRSLFWHFPVYLEAYQKNNAENRDPVFRTRPGSAIRKGSWKLHYYFEDKGIELYNLSQDIGEKNDLAESNPEKREELLRELKQWWSDTQAPIPQTLNPEFQAK comes from the coding sequence ATGCGGTGCCGAATCTTTTCTATCGCCCTCATTCTCTCTTCTCTTTTTGCCTTTGCCCAACACGATAAACCCAATATCGTACTGATCAATGTTGACGATCTGGGTTGGCGAGACTTGGGTTTTATGGGCAGTAAGTACTACGAAACGCCCAACATAGATCGCTTGGCAAAAGAAGGTATGCGGTTTATGAATGGCTATGCTGGGGCATCGAACTGTGCCCCCAGTAGAGCTTGCCTGCTCACTGGGCAATGGTCGCCTAGGCACGGTATCTACACAGTGGGCAGCTCTGAAAGAGGAGCTTCGAAAGACCGCAAACTGATTCCCACTCAAAACACCATTTACCTCGAAAAGCGTTTTCGTACATTTCCCGAAATGTTACACAACTCTGGTTACCAAACCATCATCGCCGGAAAATGGCATGTAAGCGAAAATCCAACGGATTTTGGTTTCGATATCAACATTGGCGGCAGTCGGGCGGGGCATCCGAAAAGTTACTTTCCACCTTATGGAAACGTGGCATTGGAACCCAATTCACCCGATCAAAACCTCACCGATTTGATCATGGACAAGACTTTGGAAGTCATCGGCAAAGTGGAATCACCCTTTTTCCTTTATTACGCCTCTTATGCTGTGCACTCCCCTATCCAGCCAGAGAAAGATCTGCTCGATAAATACCAAAAAAAGGAGGGTTGGAACGGCCAAGAAAATGCACAATACGCCACAATGGTCGAAAATATTGATCAGAATATCGGTCGTTTGATCGATGGCTTAAAGTCCAAAGGCCTCTACGAAAACACGCTTATTGTGTTTACCAGTGACAATGGAGGCGTTTTTGGCATTACGAACATGAAACCGCTGCGGGCTGGAAAAGGCAGCTATTACGAAGGCGGAATCCGTGAACCTTTTGTCTTTGTTTGGCCAAAACACATTGAGCCGAATACCGTCAATCAATCTTTAATGACCAACCTCGACCTCTTCCCTACATTTTTGGCCGCTGTAGGAATCGATCAAAATGGACTGGTTTTAGATGGTGAAAACCTTCTGCCTGTACTTTTGGGTAAAGAACTGCGAACAGACCGCAGCTTGTTTTGGCATTTCCCCGTTTATCTTGAAGCCTACCAGAAAAACAATGCCGAAAACCGTGATCCCGTATTTCGTACACGTCCGGGTTCGGCCATTCGCAAAGGCTCTTGGAAATTGCATTATTATTTTGAAGACAAGGGTATTGAATTGTACAATTTGAGCCAAGACATTGGCGAAAAAAACGATTTGGCTGAAAGTAACCCCGAAAAACGCGAAGAGCTTTTACGCGAACTCAAACAATGGTGGAGCGATACGCAAGCCCCAATTCCTCAGACTTTAAATCCCGAATTTCAAGCTAAGTAG
- a CDS encoding BaiN/RdsA family NAD(P)/FAD-dependent oxidoreductase — MNKDWLLPKSICPNKVKYDLIIVGGGAAGFFTALNVPSNFKVLILEKDRRPLQKVKVSGGGRCNLTHHCFDPEVLCQSYPRGSSFLLEPFKRFNPTDTVNWFEKRGVRTKTESDGRMFPVSDSSQSVIDCFLREMRTKSVQLELSSKVVDFSKEGEDWLVETEQGNYTAHNLVLATGSEKRIWDRLAKMGIEIAAPVPSLFTFQIEDKELHALAGISFEKAALKMPGFRSEGPLLITHWGFSGPAVLKLSAFGALALHEKNYQFDIQVDWLQDVPLEKLNAFWQAQQETSPKKKVRNTVPPFVTKRFWEYVCDKNAIGEYQNWSETGKKHKKALNQFLKGAQFKVVGKSTFKEEFVTAGGVELHQIDSECFGLKEFENLYMAGEILNIDALTGGFNFQAAWTAAWHIAKSVGEKTVSQKK, encoded by the coding sequence GTGAACAAAGACTGGCTTTTGCCGAAAAGCATTTGCCCCAATAAAGTGAAATACGATCTGATTATTGTCGGCGGTGGAGCCGCTGGTTTTTTTACGGCTTTGAATGTCCCTTCAAATTTTAAAGTACTCATTCTTGAAAAGGACCGAAGGCCTTTACAGAAAGTCAAGGTTTCGGGTGGAGGACGCTGCAACCTGACTCACCATTGCTTCGATCCTGAAGTACTTTGCCAATCTTATCCTCGCGGGAGCTCGTTTTTGCTGGAGCCGTTCAAAAGGTTTAATCCCACAGATACGGTAAATTGGTTTGAAAAACGGGGAGTGCGAACCAAAACAGAGAGCGATGGCCGAATGTTTCCAGTTTCCGACTCTTCGCAAAGTGTTATCGATTGTTTTTTGAGAGAAATGCGGACCAAATCTGTGCAGCTCGAGCTTTCTTCCAAAGTGGTGGATTTCAGCAAAGAGGGCGAAGATTGGCTCGTTGAAACAGAACAAGGAAATTACACCGCACACAATTTGGTTTTGGCGACGGGTAGCGAAAAGCGAATTTGGGACCGTTTGGCTAAAATGGGAATCGAGATTGCCGCACCAGTGCCCTCACTTTTTACTTTTCAAATCGAGGATAAAGAATTGCATGCTTTGGCGGGCATCAGTTTTGAAAAAGCGGCTTTGAAAATGCCTGGCTTTCGCTCTGAAGGTCCTTTGCTGATTACCCATTGGGGTTTTTCGGGCCCTGCGGTTTTGAAACTTTCTGCCTTTGGGGCTTTGGCTTTGCACGAAAAGAACTACCAATTCGATATTCAAGTGGATTGGCTTCAGGATGTTCCGCTTGAAAAGCTCAATGCTTTTTGGCAGGCACAACAAGAAACAAGTCCCAAAAAGAAAGTACGGAATACGGTTCCACCTTTTGTCACCAAACGTTTTTGGGAGTATGTCTGCGATAAAAATGCGATTGGCGAATACCAAAATTGGTCGGAGACGGGCAAAAAACACAAAAAGGCCTTGAATCAATTCTTGAAAGGGGCACAATTCAAGGTGGTGGGGAAAAGTACTTTCAAAGAAGAGTTCGTAACGGCGGGTGGGGTAGAGCTGCATCAAATTGATTCCGAATGCTTTGGGCTGAAGGAATTTGAAAATTTGTACATGGCTGGCGAAATATTGAATATCGATGCTCTAACTGGCGGTTTTAACTTTCAAGCGGCTTGGACAGCGGCCTGGCATATCGCGAAAAGTGTCGGAGAAAAGACGGTTTCGCAAAAAAAGTAG
- a CDS encoding tyrosine-type recombinase/integrase, with amino-acid sequence MTHLIERFTEHLKSGKYNHQTIVAYRNAIFVFYNLVRDMPQSKITDEFIGNYLIELADKKDKNEAMQAGKALKLFYEVIFNRKLGIKSTGESKEEKLPEILSKNEVKQILYAVTNIKHKCVLLLIYNTGLRISEVINLKVEDLNLEKRTIRIWDKERENARILALSSNVIDFLRRYFVKDKPSDILFPGEKGTPYSSRNVQLFFQAALKKSGVSKNATVHTLRHSFAVHALEMGMDIHILQEILGHNFLQTTSIYNQLAEIRLDKLRNPIEDINLHEGELNFSLY; translated from the coding sequence ATGACGCATCTAATCGAACGATTTACAGAACATTTAAAATCTGGGAAATACAACCACCAAACGATTGTAGCCTATCGTAATGCCATTTTTGTGTTTTACAATTTGGTTCGCGATATGCCACAAAGCAAAATAACAGACGAGTTCATTGGCAATTATTTGATCGAATTGGCCGACAAAAAGGATAAAAACGAGGCCATGCAAGCCGGTAAGGCTTTGAAACTCTTCTACGAGGTTATTTTCAATCGCAAACTGGGCATCAAATCCACGGGCGAAAGCAAAGAGGAGAAATTACCTGAAATTCTGTCGAAGAATGAGGTGAAACAAATTCTCTATGCCGTCACCAACATCAAGCACAAATGCGTACTGCTTTTGATTTACAATACAGGATTGCGTATCAGCGAGGTAATAAACCTTAAAGTGGAGGATTTGAATTTGGAAAAACGAACGATCCGCATTTGGGATAAAGAGCGTGAAAATGCACGTATTTTGGCTCTTTCTTCAAATGTGATCGATTTCTTGAGACGGTATTTTGTAAAGGATAAACCGAGCGATATTTTGTTCCCGGGTGAGAAAGGCACACCCTACAGTTCACGAAATGTGCAATTGTTTTTTCAGGCGGCCTTAAAGAAATCGGGTGTTTCAAAGAATGCCACTGTGCATACGCTAAGGCACAGTTTTGCTGTACATGCCTTGGAAATGGGAATGGACATCCACATTTTGCAGGAAATATTGGGACATAATTTCTTGCAGACGACGTCCATTTACAATCAATTGGCGGAAATTCGCCTCGATAAACTGCGAAATCCTATCGAGGATATCAATCTTCACGAAGGCGAACTCAATTTTTCTCTTTATTAG
- the pdxA gene encoding 4-hydroxythreonine-4-phosphate dehydrogenase PdxA gives MDNDFLPRIGITIGDINGIGPEVIIKALAKSKITRLCTPIIYGSAKHLSKYKSDLDFHDWNFFTIQHPDQANRKKVNLINCYQGPKFEVEYGQLNKDAGLLAFQSLQKATADLKDGHIQALVTAPISKDNIQGEGFDFPGHTEFLAKSFEKESVLMFLVSEELKIGVVTGHIPLEQVKKRINKQSIRDKIKMIKESLVKDFNIQKPRIAVLGLNPHAGENGLLGMEEQEIISPVVEEFREKGNLVFGPFPTDGFFATQKWKQFDAVLAMYHDQGLTPFKMLAFDSGVNFTAALPAVRTSPDHGTAFEIAGKNEADPGSMLNAIFTAIDIYRNRSMNDELQANAISPVEIKKLIKSNKEKN, from the coding sequence ATGGACAACGATTTCCTGCCGAGAATAGGAATTACAATTGGCGATATAAACGGAATAGGCCCCGAAGTTATCATTAAAGCCCTGGCCAAATCGAAGATTACACGCCTGTGTACTCCGATCATTTATGGCTCGGCAAAGCATTTGAGCAAATACAAATCCGATCTCGATTTTCACGATTGGAACTTCTTCACCATACAACATCCCGATCAGGCCAACCGCAAGAAAGTAAACTTGATAAACTGTTATCAAGGGCCCAAATTCGAGGTAGAATATGGGCAACTGAACAAAGATGCAGGTTTACTCGCCTTTCAATCTTTGCAAAAAGCTACGGCAGATTTGAAAGATGGCCATATCCAAGCTCTGGTCACGGCTCCGATTTCCAAAGACAATATACAGGGCGAAGGCTTTGACTTTCCTGGGCATACCGAATTTTTGGCCAAGAGTTTTGAGAAAGAAAGTGTCTTGATGTTTTTGGTAAGCGAGGAACTGAAAATCGGTGTGGTTACTGGACACATTCCTCTCGAGCAAGTGAAGAAGCGAATCAACAAACAGAGCATTCGGGATAAAATAAAAATGATCAAAGAGAGTTTGGTCAAAGATTTCAATATTCAAAAACCGCGTATCGCCGTTCTTGGCTTAAATCCACATGCGGGCGAAAACGGACTTTTGGGTATGGAAGAACAGGAAATAATCAGCCCTGTGGTTGAAGAATTCCGCGAGAAAGGCAATTTGGTTTTTGGGCCGTTTCCCACCGATGGCTTCTTTGCCACGCAAAAATGGAAGCAATTCGATGCTGTGCTGGCCATGTACCACGATCAGGGATTGACACCTTTCAAGATGCTGGCTTTTGATAGTGGCGTGAATTTCACGGCCGCCTTGCCCGCCGTACGCACTTCACCCGATCATGGCACCGCTTTTGAAATTGCCGGAAAAAATGAGGCCGATCCGGGCTCAATGCTCAATGCCATTTTCACAGCCATCGACATTTACCGAAACCGTTCGATGAACGATGAATTGCAAGCAAATGCCATTTCGCCTGTAGAAATCAAGAAATTGATTAAATCTAATAAAGAGAAAAATTGA
- a CDS encoding Tex family protein, protein MLNTSQIRFIQSEINQSTQAIQQVIQLLEEGATVPFIARYRKEKTEGMDEVQIQHIKKSFEKFIEADKRREAIISSIEEQGKMNPELLKALKNALHLSELEDLYLPYKQKRKTRATMAKEKGLEPLADRIFAQNVSNLNALAETFINEEVPNLDEALQGARDIIAERINEDIKARNSVRKAFNHDALLESVVKKGKEKEGEKYADYFDYAESLKHIPSHRLLAIRRGENEGFLKVKITVDDDEAINQLERLYVKGSTACREQIELAISDAYKRLLYSSVENEYAGLSKDKADDEAISIFTKNLRQLLLSAPLGQKRVLAIDPGFRTGCKTVVLSEVGDLLFDTVIYPTHKIAEAEKAVRELVKKYKIQAIAIGNGTASRETEQFVKGLNLELENGVFVVSEQGASIYSASSIAREEFPDKDITVRGAVSIGRRLKDPLAELVKIDPKSIGVGQYQHDVNQKTLKESLDTVVESCVNAVGVELNTASEHLLSYVSGLGPSLAKNIVLYRSEKGKFKSRKELLKVPRLGGKAFEQAAGFLRIHGAKNMLDNTAVHPERYDLVKKIAQDQKVEILDLIGKESLRKRVDLKKYVSEDVGLPTLNDIMEELAKPGRDPREQLEAFEFGNVHKIEDLKTGMTLPGIVTNITAFGCFVDIGVHQDGLVHISHLANKFVKDPNDVVQVHQKVQVKVLEVNASRKRISLSMKDA, encoded by the coding sequence ATGCTCAACACATCACAAATCCGTTTTATTCAATCCGAAATCAACCAGTCGACACAAGCCATTCAACAGGTTATTCAATTGTTGGAAGAAGGAGCGACAGTACCGTTCATTGCCCGATATCGAAAAGAGAAAACCGAAGGCATGGATGAAGTGCAGATTCAACACATAAAAAAGAGTTTCGAAAAATTCATTGAAGCCGACAAAAGAAGAGAAGCCATCATTTCTTCCATTGAAGAACAAGGCAAAATGAATCCCGAATTGCTGAAAGCATTGAAAAACGCTTTGCACCTTTCTGAACTTGAAGACCTTTATTTGCCCTACAAGCAAAAAAGAAAAACACGGGCCACCATGGCCAAAGAAAAAGGGCTTGAGCCTTTGGCCGACCGCATTTTTGCCCAAAACGTGAGCAACTTGAATGCATTGGCCGAGACTTTCATCAACGAAGAAGTGCCGAACCTCGACGAAGCTCTACAGGGAGCCCGCGACATCATCGCCGAACGCATAAACGAAGACATTAAAGCCCGAAACAGTGTACGAAAAGCGTTCAACCACGATGCTCTGCTCGAAAGCGTGGTGAAAAAAGGAAAAGAAAAAGAGGGCGAAAAATACGCCGACTATTTCGATTACGCCGAAAGCCTGAAACACATTCCATCGCACCGATTATTGGCCATTCGCCGAGGTGAAAACGAAGGCTTTTTGAAAGTAAAAATCACCGTGGACGACGACGAGGCTATCAATCAACTGGAAAGGTTGTATGTGAAAGGCTCGACCGCCTGCCGCGAACAAATCGAATTGGCGATATCCGATGCCTACAAAAGACTGCTGTACTCTTCTGTGGAAAATGAATACGCAGGTTTGAGCAAAGACAAAGCAGACGACGAAGCCATTTCTATCTTTACCAAAAACTTGCGTCAATTGCTACTTTCGGCCCCTTTGGGCCAAAAACGTGTATTGGCTATCGATCCCGGATTTCGTACAGGTTGCAAAACCGTTGTATTGAGCGAAGTGGGCGATCTGCTTTTCGATACCGTGATTTACCCCACTCACAAAATTGCAGAAGCCGAAAAAGCAGTTCGGGAGCTGGTAAAGAAGTACAAAATTCAGGCCATAGCAATTGGCAACGGTACCGCAAGTAGAGAAACCGAACAATTCGTAAAAGGCTTAAATCTGGAATTGGAAAACGGTGTTTTCGTGGTTTCCGAGCAAGGTGCCTCCATTTATTCGGCATCGAGTATTGCCCGTGAAGAGTTTCCAGACAAAGACATTACCGTGCGTGGAGCCGTTTCCATTGGCCGTCGCCTGAAAGACCCTTTGGCCGAATTGGTAAAAATCGACCCCAAATCGATCGGTGTTGGTCAATATCAGCACGATGTCAATCAAAAAACCTTGAAAGAAAGTTTGGATACCGTAGTGGAAAGCTGCGTAAATGCCGTAGGTGTGGAATTGAATACGGCCTCTGAACACCTGCTGAGTTACGTATCGGGTTTGGGGCCCAGCTTGGCCAAAAACATTGTGCTTTACAGAAGCGAAAAAGGGAAATTCAAATCGCGGAAAGAATTGTTGAAAGTGCCGAGACTCGGCGGAAAAGCCTTTGAACAAGCGGCTGGCTTTCTGCGTATCCATGGAGCCAAAAATATGCTCGACAATACCGCGGTACACCCCGAACGCTACGATTTAGTGAAAAAAATTGCCCAAGATCAAAAGGTCGAAATTCTAGATCTGATAGGAAAAGAAAGTTTGCGAAAGCGTGTAGACCTTAAGAAATATGTCTCTGAAGATGTGGGCTTGCCCACTTTGAACGACATCATGGAAGAACTTGCCAAACCCGGTCGCGACCCAAGAGAACAGCTCGAGGCCTTCGAATTTGGCAATGTGCATAAAATAGAAGACCTGAAAACAGGCATGACTTTGCCCGGTATCGTCACAAACATTACGGCTTTCGGCTGTTTTGTAGACATCGGTGTTCACCAAGATGGCCTTGTGCACATTTCGCATTTGGCCAATAAATTTGTGAAAGATCCGAATGATGTGGTTCAAGTGCATCAAAAAGTACAGGTAAAAGTGTTGGAAGTGAACGCCAGTAGAAAACGCATTTCGTTGAGCATGAAAGACGCCTAA
- a CDS encoding ArsR/SmtB family transcription factor, which translates to MQTLNKDPFYALADKSRRAMLMLIAQEKRSINQLAENFEMSRPAVSKHLKILNLAGLVEIENQGRERYCTLNPSGFALVRNWFNYFDQFWTEKLQNLDQLMKKHNAPKQDQ; encoded by the coding sequence ATGCAAACACTCAATAAGGATCCATTTTATGCTCTTGCCGACAAAAGTCGGCGAGCCATGCTCATGCTTATCGCCCAAGAAAAAAGAAGCATCAATCAATTGGCCGAAAACTTCGAGATGAGCCGTCCTGCGGTATCGAAACACCTGAAAATATTGAACCTTGCCGGTTTGGTCGAAATTGAAAATCAAGGTCGCGAACGGTATTGCACTTTAAATCCTTCGGGATTTGCACTCGTTCGCAATTGGTTTAACTATTTTGATCAATTCTGGACCGAAAAACTTCAAAACTTGGATCAATTGATGAAAAAACACAATGCCCCAAAACAAGATCAATAA
- a CDS encoding SRPBCC family protein translates to MNKTIEQTWHFDQPVELVWEYLTKPELLSQWLMESDFKLEIGHEFQFDTKPKVKLGFDGHIFCKVLSFELHKSLSYSWKGGPGPGKITLDSVVTWTLQANGEGTILHLEHRGFKGVRNYLPYLIMGKGWEINIQRKLGERLQNHANTQ, encoded by the coding sequence ATGAACAAGACAATCGAACAAACTTGGCATTTCGATCAACCCGTCGAATTGGTGTGGGAATACCTCACAAAACCCGAGTTACTATCCCAATGGCTAATGGAAAGCGATTTCAAATTGGAAATTGGTCATGAATTTCAATTCGATACCAAACCCAAAGTGAAACTGGGTTTCGATGGTCATATTTTCTGTAAAGTACTGAGTTTTGAACTGCACAAATCACTCTCCTATTCTTGGAAAGGTGGCCCAGGCCCGGGTAAGATCACATTGGATTCGGTGGTGACGTGGACGCTTCAGGCCAATGGAGAAGGCACAATTCTTCATTTGGAACACCGCGGTTTCAAAGGTGTACGCAATTATTTGCCGTATTTGATCATGGGCAAAGGATGGGAAATCAATATTCAGCGAAAATTGGGAGAACGCCTTCAAAATCATGCAAACACTCAATAA
- a CDS encoding cation diffusion facilitator family transporter — METGKEVVKTSIYSLIGNFLLALVKFFSGYFGHSYALIADAIESTTDVFSSLMILLGLRYAHKPADENHPYGHGKIEPLITFLIVVFLIVSATIIAYESILHILTPHKSPAPWTLLVLGLIIVWKEIAYRLVLKKGKETNSSVLQAEAWHHRSDAISSVTAFVGISIALIFGKGYETADDWAALVASVLIYYNSFLIFRPALGEILDENRYDDLIQEIRVWAKEVDGILDTEKCLIRKNGTQYHVDLHAIVDGKISVKAGHDLAHKLKDHLMEANPNLADILIHIEPNE, encoded by the coding sequence ATGGAAACAGGGAAAGAGGTAGTAAAAACATCGATTTATAGCCTGATAGGCAATTTTCTTTTGGCTTTGGTTAAATTCTTCTCGGGGTATTTTGGCCACTCCTACGCCTTGATTGCCGATGCCATCGAATCGACCACAGATGTATTTTCCTCACTCATGATTTTGTTGGGTTTGCGGTATGCTCACAAACCAGCCGATGAGAATCACCCTTATGGGCACGGCAAGATTGAACCCCTTATCACCTTTTTGATCGTGGTCTTCCTGATTGTTTCAGCTACCATCATCGCCTACGAAAGTATTCTGCACATTCTTACCCCCCACAAAAGCCCCGCTCCGTGGACCTTGCTGGTTTTGGGGCTCATCATCGTTTGGAAAGAAATCGCCTACCGATTGGTTTTAAAAAAAGGAAAAGAAACCAACAGCAGTGTGTTGCAGGCCGAAGCCTGGCATCACCGCAGCGACGCCATCAGTTCGGTAACGGCCTTTGTTGGCATTTCGATCGCCCTCATTTTTGGAAAAGGCTACGAAACCGCCGATGATTGGGCAGCTTTGGTGGCTTCAGTTCTGATCTATTACAACAGCTTCTTGATTTTCCGTCCGGCTTTGGGCGAGATTTTGGATGAAAACCGATACGACGATTTAATTCAGGAAATAAGGGTTTGGGCGAAAGAAGTGGACGGCATTCTGGATACAGAGAAATGCTTGATTCGCAAAAACGGCACTCAATACCATGTCGATTTACACGCCATAGTGGACGGTAAAATAAGCGTAAAAGCTGGACATGACCTGGCCCATAAACTAAAAGATCATCTGATGGAAGCCAACCCAAACTTGGCAGACATCCTGATTCACATAGAGCCCAACGAATAA